Proteins from a single region of Chaetodon trifascialis isolate fChaTrf1 chromosome 10, fChaTrf1.hap1, whole genome shotgun sequence:
- the LOC139337621 gene encoding calcitonin-1-like isoform X1: MVMLKISAFLVAYALVICQMYCSQAAPARPGLESMSDRVTLTDYEARRLLNAIVKEFVQMTAEELEQQATEGNSMDRHLTKRCSNLSTCVLGKLSQELHKLQTFPRTNVGAGTPGKKRSAPESDSYAIYGETFDSI, encoded by the exons ATGGTTATGTTGAAGATCTCTGCTTTCCTCGTTGCCTACGCGCTGGTCATTTGCCAGATGTACTGCTCACAAGCCGCTCCTGCCAG ACCGGGTTTAGAGTCCATGTCAGACCGAGTCACGCTCACGGACTACGAGGCGCGAAGGTTACTCAACGCCATTGTGAAGGAGTTTGTGCAGATGACGGCAGAGGAGCTGGAACAGCAGGCAACTGAGGGAAACAG CATGGACAGGCACCTAACCAAGCGCTGCTCCAACCTCAGCACCTGTGTGCTAGGCAAACTGTCTCAGGAGCTGCACAAGTTGCAGACGTTCCCTCGCACGAACGTGGGAGCAGGAACACCCGGCAAGAAGCGCAGTGCGCCTGAGAGCGACAGCTATGCAATCTACGGCGAGACGTTTGACAGCATCTAA
- the LOC139337621 gene encoding calcitonin gene-related peptide 1-like isoform X2 — protein sequence MVMLKISAFLVAYALVICQMYCSQAAPARPGLESMSDRVTLTDYEARRLLNAIVKEFVQMTAEELEQQATEGNSSVTAQKRACNTATCVTHRLADFLSRSGGMGNSNFVPTNVGAKAFGRRRRNVQM from the exons ATGGTTATGTTGAAGATCTCTGCTTTCCTCGTTGCCTACGCGCTGGTCATTTGCCAGATGTACTGCTCACAAGCCGCTCCTGCCAG ACCGGGTTTAGAGTCCATGTCAGACCGAGTCACGCTCACGGACTACGAGGCGCGAAGGTTACTCAACGCCATTGTGAAGGAGTTTGTGCAGATGACGGCAGAGGAGCTGGAACAGCAGGCAACTGAGGGAAACAG CAGCGTTACAGCACAGAAGCGAGCCTGCAACACGGCAACCTGCGTGACTCACCGCCTGGCGGACTTCCTCAGCCGGTCGGGGGGAATGGGCAACAGCAACTTTGTCCCCACCAATGTCGGTGCCAAGGCCTTCGGCAGGCGGAGGAGAAACGTCCAGATGTGA
- the LOC139337621 gene encoding calcitonin gene-related peptide 1-like isoform X3 has protein sequence MVMLKISAFLVAYALVICQMYCSQAAPARPGLESMSDRVTLTDYEARRLLNAIVKEFVQMTAEELEQQATEGNSVTAQKRACNTATCVTHRLADFLSRSGGMGNSNFVPTNVGAKAFGRRRRNVQM, from the exons ATGGTTATGTTGAAGATCTCTGCTTTCCTCGTTGCCTACGCGCTGGTCATTTGCCAGATGTACTGCTCACAAGCCGCTCCTGCCAG ACCGGGTTTAGAGTCCATGTCAGACCGAGTCACGCTCACGGACTACGAGGCGCGAAGGTTACTCAACGCCATTGTGAAGGAGTTTGTGCAGATGACGGCAGAGGAGCTGGAACAGCAGGCAACTGAGGGAAACAG CGTTACAGCACAGAAGCGAGCCTGCAACACGGCAACCTGCGTGACTCACCGCCTGGCGGACTTCCTCAGCCGGTCGGGGGGAATGGGCAACAGCAACTTTGTCCCCACCAATGTCGGTGCCAAGGCCTTCGGCAGGCGGAGGAGAAACGTCCAGATGTGA